The following proteins come from a genomic window of Chelonia mydas isolate rCheMyd1 chromosome 15, rCheMyd1.pri.v2, whole genome shotgun sequence:
- the C15H12orf43 gene encoding protein CUSTOS isoform X2 — translation MAALRGGCGANVSDSESSGAEDLERFREAAWDPAGWRAAAVVPPEPGSGGFGKDKLLSVQPSLRQKVNNHDRDGNELQTTPEFKAHVAKKLGAILDSYITVLEDSSGPARNSTQTADSEDDGFRLFSSSVPGDCGKSKPPLLARRRRPSSSSELDSDQEWQKYQEAAVSAADILKQSAFSVMPPDSSQAHKQECTEDDQKKKKKRKKKARGEHNSEQKTAGCCQISNKTLCSVDGECKRQEGRCTEDTTLPRVVKKKKKKKKKITRKEANDDSAL, via the exons ATGGCGGCGCTCAGGGGTGGCTGTGGCGCGAATGTTTCGGACTCGGAGAGCAGCGGCGCGGAGGACTTGGAGCGGTTTCGCGAGGCCGCCTGGGACCCGGCTGGGTGGCGGGCGGCGGCGGTGGTTCCGCCGGAGCCCGGCAGCG GTGGCTTTGGGAAGGACAAGTTATTATCAGTTCAGCCCAGTCTCAG ACAGAAGGTGAATAACCATGACAGAGATGGCAACGAATTACAGACCACACCAGAGTTCAAAGCACATGTTGCAAAGAAACTGGGAGCAATATTAGACAG CTACATCACTGTCTTGGAGGATTCATCAGGTCCTGCACGGAATTCCACGCAAACAGCTGACTCTGAAGATGATG GTTTTCGCTTATTCTCTTCATCTGTTCCAGGAGATTGTGGGAAATCCAAACCTCCGCTCTTAGCCAGGAGGCGACGACCTTCTAGTTCTAG TGAGCTGGACAGTGACCAGGAATGGCAGAAATACCAAGAGGCTGCTGTGTCAGCAGCAGATATCTTGAAGCAAAGTGCTTTTTCTGTGATGCCTCCGGATTCCAGCCAGGCTCACAAACAGGAGTGCACAGAGGACgaccaaaagaagaaaaagaaaagaaagaagaaagctaGAGGAGAGCATAATAGTGAACAGAAGACAGCAGGATGTTGCCAGATCAGCAACAAGACTCTGTGCTCCGTTGATGGAGAGTGCAAGAGGCAAGAAGGCAGATGTACAGAGGACACAACGTTGCCCAGAGtagtgaagaagaagaagaagaagaagaaaaagattacCAGAAAAGAAGCGAATGATGATTCCGCTCTATGA
- the C15H12orf43 gene encoding protein CUSTOS isoform X1, protein MESPRRSRNLQTHGISRGLSVPCHCGLDYKSQDALRFRRWRRSGVAVARMFRTRRAAARRTWSGFARPPGTRLGGGRRRWFRRSPAAVALGRTSYYQFSPVSGLETMLTIWQLLIKSSLQGQVWSEQQHIADIPPTLFFRDKGMGGAFRLQSLACAAETLSKRQKVNNHDRDGNELQTTPEFKAHVAKKLGAILDSYITVLEDSSGPARNSTQTADSEDDGFRLFSSSVPGDCGKSKPPLLARRRRPSSSSELDSDQEWQKYQEAAVSAADILKQSAFSVMPPDSSQAHKQECTEDDQKKKKKRKKKARGEHNSEQKTAGCCQISNKTLCSVDGECKRQEGRCTEDTTLPRVVKKKKKKKKKITRKEANDDSAL, encoded by the exons ATGGAGTCTCCCCGCCGGAGCAGGAACTTGCAAACGCATGGGATCAGCAGAGGGCTCTCGGTCCCCTGTCACTGTGGCCTGGACTACAAGTCCCAGGATGCTCTGCGGTTTCGAAGATGGCGGCGCTCAGGGGTGGCTGTGGCGCGAATGTTTCGGACTCGGAGAGCAGCGGCGCGGAGGACTTGGAGCGGTTTCGCGAGGCCGCCTGGGACCCGGCTGGGTGGCGGGCGGCGGCGGTGGTTCCGCCGGAGCCCGGCAGCG GTGGCTTTGGGAAGGACAAGTTATTATCAGTTCAGCCCAGTCTCAG GCTTGGAGACTATGCTTACAATCTGGCAACTTTTAATAAAGTCCTCCCTTCAGGGGCAGGTTTGGAGTGAGCAGCAGCACATTGCTGATATACCCCCAACTCTGTTCTTCAGGGACAAAGGAATGGGAGGAGCATTCAGGCTCCAATCCTTGGCCTGTGCTGCTGAGACTCTCAGCAAAAG ACAGAAGGTGAATAACCATGACAGAGATGGCAACGAATTACAGACCACACCAGAGTTCAAAGCACATGTTGCAAAGAAACTGGGAGCAATATTAGACAG CTACATCACTGTCTTGGAGGATTCATCAGGTCCTGCACGGAATTCCACGCAAACAGCTGACTCTGAAGATGATG GTTTTCGCTTATTCTCTTCATCTGTTCCAGGAGATTGTGGGAAATCCAAACCTCCGCTCTTAGCCAGGAGGCGACGACCTTCTAGTTCTAG TGAGCTGGACAGTGACCAGGAATGGCAGAAATACCAAGAGGCTGCTGTGTCAGCAGCAGATATCTTGAAGCAAAGTGCTTTTTCTGTGATGCCTCCGGATTCCAGCCAGGCTCACAAACAGGAGTGCACAGAGGACgaccaaaagaagaaaaagaaaagaaagaagaaagctaGAGGAGAGCATAATAGTGAACAGAAGACAGCAGGATGTTGCCAGATCAGCAACAAGACTCTGTGCTCCGTTGATGGAGAGTGCAAGAGGCAAGAAGGCAGATGTACAGAGGACACAACGTTGCCCAGAGtagtgaagaagaagaagaagaagaagaaaaagattacCAGAAAAGAAGCGAATGATGATTCCGCTCTATGA